DNA sequence from the Zonotrichia albicollis isolate bZonAlb1 chromosome 29, bZonAlb1.hap1, whole genome shotgun sequence genome:
CAGAACTCCCGGTCCGCCCCCGATCCACCCCGGTTTTCCCCCGGTTTTCTTCCGGTTTAACCCACGGTCCATCTCGGACCATCCCGTTCCATCCCGCTTTCCCCCCGGTTCCCCCCCGGTTCCCCCCCGGTCCGTCCCGGTCCCACCATGCCGGGGGTCAGCGCAAAGGCGCCCGCAGGAAGCCCTCCCGCCGCTCCGCCCCCGCAACCACGCCCCTCTAATCAACCAATCCAAGGGCACGTTCCTTTTGATTGGCAGGTTACTGACCAATGGCAGGGCGGCTGTGGGAGGGGGCGGGCTCTGCTCGGCGCGCGGTTCCGCGGGCGGGGCCTCCCCGGAGCGGCGGGGCTACGGGTTCGAGTCCCGGCGGGGCCGAGCCCACACGGGATAATGGATAATCGATAATATCGGTAATAAACCGTATCCGCGTGTCTTCCCTCATCCCCACCCTGGGATAACCTCGGGCAAACGCCAGGGACCCACCCAGGCTGGCCCACACTCCCCCTCCTCAGCTGACCCACACAAACCAGACTCGACTcggagaaattaatttaatttattagcaACCAAAGCGGAGCAGCATCATGAGGAATAAAACGAAATCTCAGTGCCATCACCCACATCCCCGTGCCAGGACCCACATCCCGGTGCCAGGACCCAAATCCCAATACCAGGACCCAAATCCCAGCGCCAGGACCCAAATCTCAGTTTCATGACCCCCATTCCCGTGCCAGGACGGGCACTCCGGCGGGCCGTTCCCTCCTCCCGGCCCATCCCGGTGCCCCGGGCCCGGCGGTGCCCCTGGTCCAGCCCGGGCCGTTCCCGGGGGTTGCCATGGATATCGATCTCCCTGGCGACGGGATGCGCTTCCCGCTAGATGTCGCTTCCGCCCGCGCCCGGAGCATCCCCCGAGGCtcggggcaccccaaaacccctcccctgggcagccccacacACGAGCCCCTCCACTGATGGAATGCGGagccaaaaatcccccaaatccccccagaatGAGCCGGAACCCAGGGAATCCTCCTGCTCCATCACCCTCGCTGCCTCCAcgctctgagccccccaaaatccccccagattTGACACTGGGCCCCTCCGCAGGGCCCGCGGAGCCCCCAGGGCGCCGCTTTCGGCCGCAGAGCCCGAGGGGAAGGTGGAAGATGGATGCTCGCACACCCCGGGGACACAAAGGCGCCTTTGAGCGCTGATTTTCCAGCGCTCCCCATTAGCATCAGCAAAGGGAGCGCCCGCCGCGGGACACGGCCCGTGCGCGGCCCCCgagtgtccccaaatgtccccaaatgtccccagatcGCTCCTGTGGCCGCGGCATCTCCATCCCAGCCGGGGTGACCGCGCTGCCCGTCCCGGCTCGGGGCGCTCCCGCCTCCGTCCCTTCGCGGCCGTTTGTGCCCTCTCCCTgcaaggaaaataataataaattaaataaataaataaaataaaataaaataaaataaaataaaataaaaataaaataaaacaaaataaaataaaaataaaataaaaataaaaaataaaataaaatataaaataaaataataaataaaatccgAGTTTCCCTTTGCTGCCGTTTGTGCCTCCTCCCtgcaaggaaaattaaaataaaataaaataataaaataaaacaaataaaataaaaaataaaataaaaataaaattataaaataaataaaataaaataaaataaaataaaataaaataaaataaaataaaataaaataaaataaaaaaataaaatccgaGTTTCCCGCGGCGCACAAAGGCGGCGGGCGGGCATTGTCCCGGCCCTGCATCGCATTACCCGGGGCCCGCAGAAATCGCTCGTATTTCACGCTCCATCGAGCAGCTGCCCGTGTATATTTTCTGTGTTGCACTTTTAGCATGACAAAGGGAGAGGGCCTGTGAACTCCTTGCTCTTCAGACCTCTCCGACTCGTCCCCCCGAGCGGAGCCCCCCTCGGTTAGCATAACAAACTGCCACGCTTCCCCTCCCGTGCGCCCTCCTCCCTCCTTTTAGCGCTTttattgattttatttatttattttaattttttttttcccaccgTTAATTCAATGGGTAGCTCAGTATTTGGGGGAGGGAGGGCTCGCGGGTTTTGGGGATGTCCCTGCCGAGGTTTGGCCTGGCTCTTGTCACCCAGAAGGGTTTGGTGGCATTTTGGAGCTGTCCCCTgtggaggggacagggctggagtcACCAAACTCTGAGATtctcctgctggagctgtgggctTGCCTTGAAATTTGgttaaaaaaggggaaaaaagggaattgtGGGGCTGGAATGGGGATCATGGGGATGGGGCAAcctggccctgtccccagcctgtccccaacctgtccccagcctgtccccaacctgtgcccagcctgtccccagcctgtccccagcctgtccccaacCTGTGCCCaacctgtgcccagcctgtccccagtcTATCCCACCTGTTCCCATTCTGAGGGAAGGGGGCaggtgacacctggggacagggggaaggggacaggtgacactTTGGGACAGCAGGaaggggacaggtgacactTTGGGACAGGGGGAAGGGGACaggtgacacctggggacagcaggaaggGGACAGGTGACATTTGCCCCTCCCAGGGGTTCCTCACCTGGCGCCTCCTCGGGCTGGGTCTCCAGGTGACACCGGGGACAGGCGGTGGCAGTGCCACACTCATGGCCACACTCACGTCCTGGTCACTGCTGGTGGCCCGAGGGGGGCCCGATGGCCCGGCCAGGGCGTGTGGTCAGCCAGGAGCCCGGACAGCGGCCTGGGGATggccagggatggacaggggtggacagggatggacagggatggacaggggtGGACACACATGATGTCACTTGCAGTCCCCTGGAATGTCCCTGCTCCCAGTTCTCAATTCCCAtctcccaattcccaattctcaattcccagttcccattcccattcccaattcctattcccagttcccagttcccattcccattcccattcccattcccaattcccattcccattcccagttcccaattcCCATCTCCCACACTATCCCACGTCATCCCACCCTCTCCCTCACACAGCCCCACACGGCCTGAGCCCAAATTCcctcattaattaattaatcaccTGGGTTAATTAATCAGGGCACCCTGCACGTACAAACGCCGgtgttgtttttggggtccctgctggttcccccagccccaattcccaGGATCTTTGGgatgcagggccaggggaggaTCCAGCCCCAAGGACGCCCCCAGGGATTCCAGGATTTCcagaattcccaggattttggTGCTCACTCTGTCTCCATGACCCCAAGGAAATCTCTGTCCCATCCCGATAGGAACGGGAagagctggatgtgtttgattTGGATCTGTTTCATTTGGATCTGTTTGATTTGGATCTGTTTCATTTGGATCTGTTTGATTTGGATCTGTTTCATTTGGATCCATTTGATCTGGGAAAAGCTGGATCTGTTTCAGAGCAACTCCAACAAATAAACCAAGGAATTTCGAGCAGGAAACCCAGGATTTCCCGTCTCTGGAAATCCTCAATATTCCCCTCATGGAACAACCAAGACtcgaggggtttttggggtgaaaccaaccccaaaaaatccaatatTTCCAGGGCACAACAAGAGCCACAGGAACCTCCCTGCTCTCCGAGAACCCCCTGGGGAAAATCAAAAATCCAAACGTGGATTTGGGGCAGAACTCAGCACTTCCAGCCGGGAATAAGCCCAGGAAaaggggggaatttgggaatttggaggTTTGGGATCCCGGGGGGCTCCACTCCCTCCCCCCTCGCCTGGCTGCGAACAGCTTGAGTGTCCAGGCGGGAattcatttaaataaatttccATAGGGATTAATTCCACCCTTCCCGGCAGCCCGCGGGACTGGGGAGGTGGGaaacgaggaggaggaggaggaggagccgcccttcctcccttcctccccagcCCCGGGAATGCCGGAGCCCATCCCGACCCTCCCAAATCTCCGCTCCCAAGGCtggaaaattccccaaattccccccaaaagcTTCCCAAGAATcgcccccccacccccccaaaaaatcccattaatgAGAAGAATTTGGGGATCCAGAAAGGGAATTTCTGGTGGTGGGAAACCCACGGAtgctaataaaataaaataaaataaaataaaataaaatataaaataaaataaaataaaataaaataaaataaaataaaataaaaataaaataaataaatatttaaattaaatagataaatgaataaataaaatgaatgcataaataaaatgcaatagaataagcaaattaaataaataaataaaaataagtaaataaattttttaaaatcccgttaatgggagaaatttgggatgCTTAAAGGGAATTTCCACAGTGGGAAACCCACCGATgataattaataaaataaataaataaataaataaataaataaatacatacatacatacatacatacatacataaaaTGAATACGTAAATTAAATACAATAGCgtaagtaaataaaataaaataacccaataaaaaagtaaataaagatATTAAAGGAATACATAAATGAAATACAATCGAATAAGTAAatgaaatataataataattaaataaaataaaataaaataaaataaaataaaataaatagaaatataataaaattaataaataacagaaatgtaataaaatataaaataaaataacatttttaaaaattagaaaataaaattggaaaataaaataaaataaaataaaataaagtaaaataaaatataaatttgaaAGGCATTTTGGGCTCAAtgcccgtgcctcagtttcccctccaTCACCCCCTCACCCCACCCAATCTCCCTAAAACCCTCAACCACAAAATCACCAAATGCCCAGATATTTTCCCGGGGCCGGGGGTGACAGAAAGCGATTTGGATGCGTTAAGCGGGGGAGcccgggcgggagcggcggcgccCTTGACCCGCGGCCGTGCCCGCAGCTGCCGGGGCTCAATGGGGGCTTTGTCCCCTCCCGGGATATTTATGGGGCCGGCGGTGCCCGCGACCCCCGCGGGATTTATGGCATTTCCAGAGTTCCAGCTGCTCCTCGGCCTGGCCCGGGCCTTTCCCCCGTCCTGGGAGGTTTTCCCATCCTGGGATTTCTCCCCAttattttagcaaaaaaaaaaaaaaaaaaaaagaaaaagctattTAAAAACGAGCGGGTGTGGGGGGgttctctcttttccccttttttcccccctcttttcccttttcccccctattttcccaaaaaaacccaaagcccaATTTAAAACCAAACAGGTGGGGAGATTATCCCACTTTTccgtttttggtttttttcccggAAAAAAGACGAACTGGAACTGGAACTGGAACTGGaactggaactgggattgggactgggattgggactgggactgggattgggactgggcctggattctgggattttcctcagggctgggtgggagttTTGTCTCctgaccccaaacaccccacagagggatgaggaggaggatgatcCCGAGCCATTTCCCGCCTTTTCCCAGAGGGAATCCCggattttcctcctcttcctcggcGGGAAGCGCCCGGggcacccagcccagctctgggccgGCCTCTTCCCCAGGCAGGGCCGCGACCGACCGGGAACCGCCCGGATCCTTCCTGTCCCtttcctgatcccattcccattcccaatcccattccctgtcccatccctgtccctttcctgtccctttcctgatcccattcccattcccattcccattcccattcccaatcccattccctgtccttTTCCCTGTCCCTTTCCTGGTCCCCATTCCGGTCTCATTCCCACTCCCTTTTCCAGACCATCCCCGACCccaatcccagtcccattcctgatcccatcCCAGTTCCGTTCCATCTCCTGGTCCCGTTCCCATTCCATTTCCCTTCCATTCCTGatcccatccctgttcccaatcccattcccgaCCCCAATCCTGTTCTCATTCCTGTTCCCATCTCCACTACCAATCCCACCCCCTTCCCATTCCATCTCCTAGTCCTATTCCCaatcccgttcccgttcccatttccatttccattcccattcccattcccattcccattcccatttccatttccattcccattcccatttccatttccatttccattccctttcccattcccaatcccattcccattcccgttcccatttccatttccattcccattcccttttccatttccatttccattcccaatcccattcccattcctattcccaatcccattcccattcccattcctggggctcctccagggaAGCGCTGCCTGGCACGGTCCCGCAGCGGCGCCAGCCACACCCGGATCCCAAATGtcaccagtgccacctccccaaatgtcaccactGTCACCCCCCGAATGTCACCGGTGTCACCTCTCGCCCTTCCCGCAGTGACAACGCCCCCCTGGGTCAGgatgggaggggctgggaggccAAAACctcgggattttggggaaaagccGTTAAAGCAGAGCTCCTTTGGAGGCTCCGTGCGCTGTCcatgcagggcagggacacagggagggacACGGAACGTTCCGGAAACATCCGGGTAAACCCAGGCGGGAACGGCGCGTTAACCACGAGGCCAAGGCGCTGGGGCACCGCCTCAAtctctggggaaaaaatccctaaaaaacccaaaaaaccctctctgagctccccaaaaccccagggGAACCTCGGCTGGGCCCAACTTCATCTCCAGTTTGGCTGAGCTCGGTTAATTGTGGAGAAAACCGCAACAGCGCACAAGCTGAACGCTGTAATTACCAACccaggaaaaaaccctaaaaaaccccaaaaaaccccaaaacccccaaaaaaccctccctgagctccccaaaACCCCGGGGGAACCTCGGCTGGGCCCAACCTCGTCTCCAGTTTGGCTGAGCTCGGTTAATTGTGGGGCAAAGCTGAGCGCGCACGCTGAGCGCTGTAATTAGCAGCCCTGCCCCCAGCAGCCcttgatgaggatgatgatgatgatgatgatggcgGTGGTGGTGGTGGCTAATTTGCTCTGCATCTGGGCCCCCACCTGCTCTGAATATGCAAACGCCGCTGATTTGCTCCTCGGGGAGGGGGGGAAGGAACAAAGAGACCCCACAAAGGAACCGAGAGCGGCGCCCAAGACGGGGAGTTCGGGATTAAAGAGAATTTCCTGGGTTTGacaaaatgggggaaattcgGGCTTAaagggaatttcctgggttgGCCAAAATGAGGGAAATTCAGGCATAAAGAGAAATTCCTGTGTTTGCCAGAATAGGAGAATTCGGCCTGAaagggaatttcctgggtttaccaaaatgggggaaattcagGCCTAAATAGAAATTCCTGTGTTTGCAAGAATAGGAGAATTCGGCTTGAAAGGAAATTTCCTGGGTTTGCCAAAATGGAGGAAATTTGGTCTTAAATAGAATGTCCTTGGTCGGCCAAAATGGGGGAGTTTGGACTTAAAGAGAATTTATTGGGTTTGCCAAAATGGGGAGAATTCGGCCTTAAAGTTCGTTTGCTGAAATGGGGAGAGTTTGGCCTTAaagggaatttcctgggtttgcCAAAATGGGAGGAATTCAACCTAAAAGAGAATTTTCTTGGCTGTCCAAAATGGGGAGAATTGACCTTAAAGGGAATTTCCTTGGTTTTCCAAAATGCAGACATTTCTGCCCTACAGCTGAATCTCTGTTTTCTCCAAAATGAGATTTTGACCCTACAGCCAAATTTCCTCGATTTTGCAAAATGTGGAGATTTCGGCCTTACAGGTgaatttcctctcttttttttcaacATTTGGGCATTTTGGCCTTGCAGGAGAATTTCCTTGTTTTTCCAAAATGAGATTTCCTCCTTACAgccaaatttccccatttttccaaaATGAAATTTCAGCCCTACAGCCGAATTTCCAGGGTTTTCCAGAATGAGATTTCCCCTTTACAGCTGaatttgccctttttttttttttccattttcccctttttttccccatctctctctGAATCCTGAGGGCttcttttatgtttattttatttatttcgtttttttttaatccatagGAATTACTGGGAGGTGGAACCCCTGGGATCACCTTGGTTctcctccatccatccttcctttaccttctcctttttaatttattaaaaaatacatttaaatatattatttttttccctatttttttttctccgcTATGGAGGAAAATTATGAATGGAAAGGAGGAGTCTGGGCTGGATTAAAACCGAGacaaaagaaggggaaaaaaaaaaaaaagaaaaatcatcctGGCTTGTTTTCCTTTGCCGCGGGGAATCCACGTGGggaagacagggaaaaaaaaaagggaaaaaaaaaattttaaaagtggcGAGAGGAGAAATAAATCCTGCCTGGAAAAGCTCCATTGGAGATTTCCAGCCCggcccttcctctgcccaccTGGATGGAAAACGGGGACACAGCGAGGCCAAAACATCGATTTTTTGCCCTCTTTATCTCCACATTTTTAGGATTTattttccctcctgccccacggagagaaatattttctctccccctttcccttttttccctccttgggaATTCAGGGGGCATTTCCTGATCTTTCTTCTGGAAATTCCATGTGTTCTGAAACCCAAAAATTCATCCCAAAAAGGCCCAAAATTCATCCCCAAAACCCTAAAATTCATCCCAACCCCCCCGGCTCCTGTTGGCTCTGCCCACAGAGGAGCCAGggttaaaaaaatcccatttttagatatttatatattgttataattttatatattgcaattttatataattatatattttatttacatttttatatttatatagttatacacatatatatttttgtaattttataATTTGTAATTTTATAGGTATTTATTtagtatatatttataaatatattgtctatatatttattcatttatacatttatatatatatttatatatttatgatTCCAGCCTATTTCTTATTTCCAGGTGAATTTTCAAGTCTCCCTGGAATTTAATCCAGTTAAAATCTTCCCAATATTCCCTTAAAATATTCCCAATTTCAAACAAAGCAATACCAGCAGctctcccaaaaaaaacccaggagattttctggaattttcccaaatttcctttGTTTGCTTTATGAGTGGagttggggggaaaaaaggaaaataaatataaatataaatataaaattacaaactataattttataaaaatatcccaaagtgatttattttcctttaattttcttGAAAAACTTGAATTccctgttggaaaaaaaaatcctttttttgtgtgtgttggaatCTCCTCCAATCCTCAATTCTTTCCTTTCccatccccaaaaaaccctgggagaaatccccaaaaaatgccAATCCAAGgccggggggaaaaaaaagggggaatttttgggaatttgaggATCAGAGAGGCTCAAAacacaaaaatggggaaaactggggaaagaactggggaaaaaatgggggaaattgtgggaaaagaggagaaattgggaaaatatggcagaaattgggggaaatttggggatggggaaaaaattgggggaaatgggggaaattgtgggaaaaatggggggaaatgaggggaaattgggggtAAATTGGAGGAACtcggggaaaaaggggggaaattggggaaaatggggaagaagagaggaaaaaagggaagggagggagaggggctgAGAAGAAAGGCCGGGaggaagagcagaaaagggaatGTGGTGATGAGCCCCGGCTGCcgaggggagggcagggggggCTGATGGCCTAATTACCATATTCAAATCTAATTAATTCCCCTTTGCATAAAAAGGGCACGGCGGGCGTGGGACCGGCCCTGCAGATGGAGTCCCAGGATCTGAACCCGCccgcgaggaggaggaggaggaggaggaggaggaagaaaagcgggaggaggaggagaaaaaggatgaggaggaagaggagaatgaggaggaaaaacaggaggaggatgaggagggtgaggagaaggcagaggagaaaatgaggaggaaaagtgggaggaggatgaggaggaggaggaggaaaagcagaaggACAAAGAcgaggatgatgaggatgatgaggatgacgaggatgatgaggatgatgaggatgatgatgaggatgatgaaggtggccctgccccagcatcgagcagctgctgagggcaccCATGGTGGCCTTGGAGGGTTCAAGGCGGAGAATTacggaaaaatgtgggaaaaaattccaaatttcagGGCTTTGAGGCCTCTCAGCGTCAACTGGGGATCCCAACTCCAGCCCCATTGGGGCTTTGGAGGGTTCAAAGCTGAGAATTatggaaaaatgtgggaaaaaattccaaatttcgGGGTATTGAGGGCTCCCAAATCCGTCCCCAGGCTGGTGGGACAGAGCTGATCCCCATCCCAAAGGCAGATTCGGGATTTGTGTCCCCAGGGATGGGAGGAACCCACAGCAAAATCCCAGCCCCACCTCCAGGGCTGATCCCACATTTCCACCCAACCCCATTTAGCgttattttgggggaaaaatgggattattTCCCTCATCCCCCTTGCTTGAGACGAACAAATCCTGCTGGAAAATCCTGGCCGGGCTGCCAGGCTCACCCCGGGAAAGGTGAAAGTTGTTTTTCCTTAATGTTTTGGACAGCTCTGTCACgtggagaggggaagggaaaaaagggaaaataaaaaaagaactcGGAGGAGGGAGGACCTGAGGGGATGCGGATTCCTTCCCCTCCACTGATTCCCGAGGATGGGATGAGCTGAGGCTGCGGGCTCTGCTCATCCCCAGcgcctgccctgtgctggaacCCCAGAAACCACGGAAAATCGGGATGGAAGGGGTTAAAAAACGGGAAAATAGGGCTGGAAGGGGTTAAACCCCGGGAAGATAGGGCTGGAAGGGGttaaaaaccaggaaaatggGGTTGGAAATGGTtaaatcccaggaaaatcaGATTGGAAGGGGTTACATCACAGGAAAATCGGGATGGAAATGGTTAAATCCCAGGAAAAGCGAGTTGGAAAGAGTtaaatcccaggaaaatcaGGTTGGAAAGGGTTAAACACCAGGAAAATCGGGATGGAAGGGGTTAAACCCCAGGAACATGGGGATTGGATGGAGAAGCAGAGGGGAAATGGAGGGAAATTCCCATTTAAGGGGATTAAAGGATGGgagaggagattttggggtgtaAATTAAAAGGGAAATGGGAGAAAAGTCGATATTTTTGGGATCCCAAACGATCTGGTTTTCCACCAGCTCCGGCAGGGGGAGGGATCTGAACATTTCCCAAGAGGAATGTCAATTAAATGGGGataaaattggggttttttccccacaaaacaACGGGAAAAGGGTCGGGATGGGGCCTCACAGCTGCTCTCcgatcccccaaacccctgggGGAGATCCCACAGGGGAACCCCAATTCTGGgtctgcaggaaaggaggaaaagcaggaaaaccccaaacttaCCCCATCCGGCCTTGGCAAGTGGAGCCTTTCCCGGGAAATCGGGAATTGCGGGAATTGCGGGAATTGCGGGGCAGGAAATCCCGGCCCGCGGCGGCTCCGGGGCTGCTCCGGCCGCGATCTCCGGGATTCGGGATCGTCCCGAGGCTCCTggggatggatggggctggATCGGGGCCAGGCgggagctctgccctgcagaaaaCGGGATAGGAGGGGTCCTGTCAGCTCCGCACCCTGATGGAGCGCCTCCGAACTCCGGCATTGTGGgaatgtgggatttggggattctgggatttggggattctgggatttggcGATTCTGACATTCTGGGACTCTGGGATTCAGAGATTCAGAGATTCTAGGATTCTataattctgggattttggggttctggaattctgagattttggggttctggggttttgggattctgagattctgggattctgagaTTCTGGGATTCAGACGTTTtgggattctctgattctggggttctgagattttgggggtttgggttttgggattctgggattctgggattcaggaattccatttttttgggattctgggattcagaGATTTTGATATTCTGGAATTCTGTATTTCTGGGAATCTGGGATTCAGGGATTCCATTATTCTGGGATTCTGAGTTTCTGGACTTCTGGGATTCAGAGATTCagaaattctgggattctgagaTTTTAGGATTCTGGGATTGAGAGATTTtgggattctctgattctgggattctgagattcaggaattctgggattcAGGATTTCCattattctgggattctggacTTTCGTTATTCAGCGAGTGCTGACATTCAAGGAGCACATGGAACTGCGTTTCCCCGAATTCCAACCGGCCCGCCGGGCTCCCCGTGTGCcgccaggccctgcagggacatcTGGCACCAGCCCAGACCCTCCCAGGGGTCACGGTGGGGTCGGAACGTCGGGAAAATCCCGAATCCCATCGAAAATCCCGAATCCCATCgcaccaggggctgctccatccccgccctgccccaggagctccCCGGCATTCCCGGGGACATTTGGAGGTGACAGCAGCCGCCAGCCTGGCGGTGACACCTCGGGAGCCCAGAGCATTTCCCTGCTGCGTTTTGGGGTTCAGGTTCCTGTGTGGGACGAGACCCTCAGTGGTTCCACCCGGAGCCCACATCCCTTCTTTCCAGGACATTTCCCTGTCGGTTTTTAGCGTAGGGTTGGCCTTTCCAGCAGGTTCcatcctgatcccaaatccctttaTCCAGAACATTTCCCTGCTGGTTTTTAGGGTTCCTGTGTAGGATTAGCCCTTCCAGCACATTCCACCCCAAGGCCATATCCCTCCTTTCCAGGACACGTTCCTGTCAGTTTTTAGGGTTAATGTTCCTGTGTAGGATGAGCCCCTCGGTGGTTCCACCCCGACCCCACATCTCTCTTTTCCAGAACATTTCCCTGCAGGTTTTTAGGATCCAGATTTGTGTGTAGGACAAGCTCCTCAGCCACACCAacaccacatcccttttcccagaACATTTCCCTGCAGGTTTTTAGGGTAGGATGAGTCTCTCCAGCAGGTTCCATCCTGATCCCACATTCCCCTTTTCCCGGACCATTTCCCTGCTGTTTTCCAGGGTTCCTGTGTAGGATTGGCCCCTCCAGCAGGTTCCATCCTGATCCCAcattcccccttttcccagcccatttccctgctgcttttcGGGGTTCCTGCACAGCACGACCCCCGAGCGGCTCCCACCCCGACCCCCAtcccggggccgggccgggcggctcCGGGAGGAGCGGCGGGGACCGAGGGGATGCTTGGGGTGGCCCGCGCAGTAATTATCTCATTGGGCCGGTAATACCCTTTCAAGCGGAGCGGGGTGGGGAGGCATTGTTCGGGCCGAGGGATTACATCAACCCGCCCGAGCAGACAATGCGCTCCCCCTGGGCAGAGGCAGCGCGGCCCCGGGGGACGGCAGGAGGCGGCGGCCCGAGTGTCTCAATTAGCGGCTGTCC
Encoded proteins:
- the LOC141725428 gene encoding uncharacterized protein LOC141725428 isoform X2 is translated as MSGRGGHGGHRTPREAEITAAPPAPRRRQPRDAAGGTGGMRGRAELPPGPDPAPSIPRSLGTIPNPGDRGRSSPGAAAGRDFLPRNSRNSRNSRFPGKGSTCQGRMGPLSGLLADHTPWPGHRAPLGPPAVTRT
- the LOC141725428 gene encoding uncharacterized protein LOC141725428 isoform X1, whose translation is MSGRGGHGGHRTPREAEITAAPPAPRRRQPRDAAGGTGGMRGRAELPPGPDPAPSIPRSLGTIPNPGDRGRSSPGAAAGRDFLPRNSRNSRNSRFPGKGSTCQGRMGERAQTAAKGRRRERPEPGRAARSPRLGWRCRGHRSDLGTFGDIWGHSGAAHGPCPAAGAPFADANGERWKISAQRRLCVPGVCEHPSSTFPSGSAAESGALGAPRALRRGPVSNLGGFWGAQSVEAARVMEQEDSLGSGSFWGDLGDFWLRIPSVEGLVCGAAQGRGFGVPRASGDAPGAGGSDI